From Triticum aestivum cultivar Chinese Spring chromosome 4A, IWGSC CS RefSeq v2.1, whole genome shotgun sequence, a single genomic window includes:
- the LOC123082225 gene encoding uncharacterized protein, producing MDGSCPIDKVLGDANLLQEIFLRLGSVGNLLSAAAVNPTWYAAAKLPGFLTAFRERCVLPVIGHVVEFEKQNMWSSSIFVPLAGIGGELAQISQRVMQAFSDPDRTYTVLGSCDSRLLVKDEVPAPSFHELAPADEQMGIREIHPMAQPMEVPTPNTFGYFAVVGGEFAVFIRRPVGQAERCHKGVYFNTNAPMQYYVNIERDGAWSRDASEPVHRGRQVYFLENPYAIIKRGMVFIMYEVGKVMSYDVTNGSFSLLVLPADFRDNADKGGSDYKVSRCTPGTICIVQTQGVDLHIWDRDQYGAWVARATISIPITLGVPLTTSLWVRVLYAGTNSYPACTSFYCIKVLSADECARHVSVSFGFMTRAYTINTETLQSSDLFDRSPHQVLTQVLPVTVRWPPKFDQAFAHLG from the exons ATGGACGGCAGCTGCCCGATAGACAAGGTGCTCGGCGACGCGAACTTGCTTCAGGAGATCTTCCTCCGGCTTGGGAGCGTTGGAAACCTCCTATCCGCCGCTGCAGTAAACCCTACATGGTACGCCGCCGCAAAGCTCCCCGGCTTCCTGACGGCATTCCGCGAGAGGTGCGTCCTGCCTGTCATAGGTCACGTAGTGGAGTTTGAGAAGCAGAATATGTGGTCCTCTTCCATTTTCGTCCCTCTAGCTGGCATTGGCGGGGAGCTTGCACAAATTTCCCAACGGGTCATGCAGGCCTTTTCCGACCCAGATCGCACGTACACGGTCCTAGGTTCGTGCGACTCGCGCTTGCTTGTGAAAGACGAGGTGCCGGCACCTTCGTTTCACGAGTTAGCCCCCGCTGACGAACAAATGGGCATTAGGGAGATCCATCCAATGGCACAACCTATGGAGGTGCCCACGCCTAACACATTTGGCTACTTCGCTGTCGTCGGAGGCGAGTTTGCAGTTTTCATACGCCGTCCGGTCGGCCAGGCCGAGCGCTGCCACAAAGGGGTCTACTTCAACACGAACGCGCCAATGCAGTACTAC GTTAACATTGAGAGGGACGGGGCTTGGAGCCGTGATGCGTCAGAACCAGTTCATCGTGGACGCCAAGTATACTTCCTTGAGAACCCGTACGCCATCATCAAGAGAGGCATGGTGTTCATCATGTATGAGGTCGGGAAGGTGATGTCATACGATGTCACCAACGGCAGCTTCTCCTTGTTGGTTCTGCCGGCGGATTTCCGGGACAACGCGGACAAAGGAGGATCGGACTACAAGGTCAGCAGATGCACTCCCGGCACGATATGCATCGTTCAAACCCAAGGCGTTGATCTTCACATATGGGATCGTGATCAGTATGGAGCATGGGTTGCAAGGGCTACAATATCCATCCCAATAACCCTCGGTGTCCCACTCACCACATCTTTGTGGGTAAGAGTTCTGTATGCAGGCACAAACAGCTACCCTGCATGCACGTCGTTCTACTGCATCAAGGTATTATCAGCAGATGAGTGTGCGCGTCACGTTTCTGTGAGCTTCGGCTTCATGACTCGCGCGTACACAATCAACACCGAGACACTTCAGTCATCCGACCTCTTCGACAGGAGCCCTCACCAAGTGTTGA